The following are encoded in a window of Candidatus Bathyarchaeota archaeon genomic DNA:
- a CDS encoding DNA primase has product MVQYTLPAGMRYATLEEREQFYNQEFALEKVAKWVGDKLANTRFAVIIGRHTGIYPSKYTQDATTTIIIDEYKDVEDVRQQILEFLPEGVYYDRNVYDSAGRIVGQELAFDLDPENITCPIHGSLTDKMKHGQGLSFCELELNMVKQEAVELLGFLEERFSEVRAVYSGRGFHLHVFDHKAYAFSAEERLSLAKLVKQAGFHIDEWVTSGEFRLIRLPYSLNGMVSRIVLPLTKQELETFDAIHDERCLPRFLGKAVTF; this is encoded by the coding sequence ATGGTTCAATATACTTTGCCAGCTGGCATGCGATACGCTACTCTTGAGGAGCGGGAACAATTCTATAATCAAGAGTTTGCGCTTGAAAAAGTAGCTAAGTGGGTTGGGGACAAACTTGCGAATACAAGGTTTGCTGTCATCATCGGCAGACACACAGGGATTTACCCCTCAAAATACACGCAAGATGCCACAACCACCATCATAATCGATGAATACAAAGACGTAGAAGATGTGCGGCAGCAGATTCTTGAGTTCTTGCCTGAAGGAGTGTATTATGACCGCAACGTGTATGACAGCGCTGGGCGAATTGTGGGACAGGAACTTGCGTTTGACCTTGACCCTGAAAACATTACTTGCCCAATTCACGGCAGTTTGACGGACAAGATGAAGCATGGGCAGGGTTTGAGTTTTTGTGAGTTAGAGTTGAACATGGTTAAGCAGGAAGCCGTTGAACTTTTGGGTTTTTTGGAGGAGAGGTTTTCTGAGGTGAGAGCGGTTTATTCAGGCAGAGGCTTTCACTTGCACGTTTTTGACCATAAAGCTTACGCCTTTAGTGCTGAAGAAAGGCTGAGTTTAGCAAAACTGGTAAAGCAGGCGGGTTTTCATATTGATGAGTGGGTTACTTCTGGCGAGTTCCGTCTGATACGCCTCCCTTACAGTTTAAATGGCATGGTGTCAAGGATAGTGTTGCCGCTAACAAAACAGGAACTGGAAACTTTCGATGCCATCCATGATGAGCGGTGTTTGCCACGGTTTCTTGGCAAAGCTGTTACTTTTTGA
- a CDS encoding dihydrolipoyl dehydrogenase: MEQFDVIVIGSGSGMLVASAAIEQGFRVALVEQGRMGGTCINVGCVPSKMLIYPADVAAIAKEAGKLGINVTVNSVDFSNIMNRMHTLVNHDSGHQTAAVQATPEMTWFKETGEFISDYTMQIDANTIRGKMVFIASGARVALPPIKGIENIDYLTSDTVLELTSQPKSIIIVGGSYIGMEYGHFFSAIGTKTTVIQRPSRVIPEEEPEISELLKSELGRRMDIYTGWEAVEAKQDGDIKTVVARNRQDGTVKEFHAEALMIATGRVSNADLLKSEKTGVKLDERGFIKVNEYLETSKKHIYAFGDAIGKQMFKHVANYEAGIVWHNANHDHKVKMDYLAAPHAIFTHPQVASVGLKEAEAKQQKYKILVGKAQYKDTAMGAAMGYAEGFVKVIVEAETGKILGCHIIGAEASNLIQEVVNAMVTEKGDFGPIARGMHIHPALSEVVQNAFGNLQPA, encoded by the coding sequence ATGGAGCAGTTTGATGTCATAGTTATCGGTTCAGGTTCAGGGATGCTTGTTGCTTCAGCAGCCATTGAACAAGGATTTAGAGTTGCTTTAGTTGAGCAGGGGAGAATGGGCGGCACTTGCATAAATGTAGGTTGTGTTCCCTCGAAGATGCTGATTTACCCAGCAGATGTTGCCGCCATCGCCAAAGAGGCAGGTAAACTAGGCATAAACGTCACTGTCAATTCTGTTGATTTTAGCAACATCATGAATAGGATGCATACGCTTGTGAACCATGATTCAGGACACCAAACTGCAGCTGTTCAAGCTACACCTGAGATGACTTGGTTTAAGGAAACAGGCGAGTTCATCTCCGATTATACCATGCAGATTGATGCAAACACGATTCGTGGCAAGATGGTTTTCATTGCTTCAGGTGCACGTGTTGCACTGCCGCCAATAAAGGGTATAGAAAACATTGATTATCTAACCAGCGACACGGTGCTTGAGCTCACATCACAACCCAAGAGCATCATAATCGTGGGCGGTAGCTACATTGGAATGGAATACGGACACTTCTTTTCTGCAATCGGCACCAAAACCACCGTAATCCAAAGACCCAGCCGCGTCATCCCTGAGGAGGAGCCAGAAATCTCAGAGCTTCTCAAGAGCGAGTTGGGCAGGCGCATGGATATTTACACGGGCTGGGAAGCTGTGGAAGCTAAACAGGATGGCGATATCAAAACTGTCGTTGCCAGAAACCGCCAAGACGGCACCGTGAAGGAATTTCACGCTGAAGCGCTTATGATTGCCACTGGCAGAGTGTCGAACGCGGATTTGCTGAAATCTGAAAAGACAGGGGTTAAGCTTGATGAGCGTGGCTTCATTAAAGTTAACGAATACTTAGAGACCAGCAAAAAGCACATTTACGCTTTCGGTGATGCTATAGGTAAGCAAATGTTCAAGCATGTTGCCAATTACGAGGCAGGCATAGTTTGGCATAACGCCAACCATGACCACAAGGTCAAGATGGATTACTTGGCAGCACCCCACGCCATCTTTACTCACCCGCAGGTTGCTTCTGTCGGCTTGAAGGAAGCGGAAGCGAAACAGCAAAAATACAAGATTCTAGTCGGCAAGGCGCAATACAAAGATACAGCTATGGGCGCGGCAATGGGATACGCAGAAGGCTTTGTTAAAGTTATCGTGGAAGCGGAAACGGGAAAAATTCTGGGATGCCACATCATCGGCGCTGAAGCATCAAACCTTATTCAAGAAGTCGTTAATGCTATGGTGACTGAAAAAGGAGATTTTGGTCCAATCGCAAGAGGCATGCACATCCACCCTGCATTGTCAGAAGTGGTACAGAACGCCTTCGGCAACCTTCAGCCAGCATAA